A window of the Cellvibrio sp. pealriver genome harbors these coding sequences:
- a CDS encoding GNAT family N-acetyltransferase: MSPVSISPCIVEIQPPERFALVDRFYRSQGYKVKCAAGERVYTQSHENEGFIAAARLVPQQSGHYWLRNLLVRDDWRGKGLAKGLMRSLLQNIAPQGCYCFALPHLKVFYEDLGFTHEPADCPDDIARKFQTYRSRGRDWLLMGYL; encoded by the coding sequence GTGTCACCCGTTAGTATTTCCCCGTGTATTGTTGAAATCCAACCACCGGAGCGCTTTGCTCTGGTGGATCGGTTTTATCGTTCCCAAGGTTACAAAGTGAAATGCGCCGCTGGTGAGCGTGTTTACACCCAATCCCACGAAAATGAGGGTTTTATTGCAGCGGCGCGTCTTGTTCCACAGCAGTCCGGGCATTATTGGCTGCGCAATTTGTTAGTAAGGGATGACTGGCGAGGCAAGGGGCTGGCAAAAGGGTTGATGCGCTCATTGTTGCAGAATATAGCGCCTCAGGGATGCTACTGTTTTGCGTTGCCGCACCTGAAAGTATTTTACGAGGACTTGGGGTTTACCCATGAGCCTGCTGATTGCCCCGATGATATTGCCCGTAAATTCCAGACATATCGCTCGCGAGGCCGCGATTGGTTGCTCATGGGCTATCTGTGA
- a CDS encoding VWA domain-containing protein: MRLLIRLVIQFFIVGCLSPIALVSMADEPAKPLPADVRVIIDISGSMKKTDPENLRKPAVDLIARLMPDNSKSGLWTFGQSVNMLVPHQVVDQSWRNLGAQKSASINSVAMFTNIGAALEKATEDYETPSADYRRNIILLTDGVVDISQEAVVNLNERKRILTELLPRLKNADYRIHTIALSSDADQELMKKLSIATDGIFEVADTADELMSTFLRIFDQAVPAERVPLDENGFLVDASIKEFTALIFRRAEVPATVIVAPDGKEYSTTDPKNNVNWYRTDKYDLITVQQPLTGQWKVKTEMAPGSRITVVSNLQLVMQPPKSNIRSGQTLGLVYSFQENGSTITNKDFLGLLTAKALVSSRGSVETREVDLTLPAPDDGVFKHELAGFEEQGEYDVSVLIDGKTFKREYIHHLNITDSAFVLEKNQEEKDGKKTWVYRLGADLEIVDVANTKVTAIITDSKGNNLERQLNTIGNSRWEFSFAPLQPARYDITLKVEGLQIDGSPLTETIKADQFYYPDEATAMGIQAQSSAAASSAASEPAIEEEAAPEEDTSSNLWIYAALGVGNLLVLVLGYFAYRLIAGKGSKDELAEIEQTLAANPASKAAAGAAATAMPIDVADDSQMIPMESSEMSMPDDLMADNLFPLDNMEEPKDKT; this comes from the coding sequence ATGCGACTGTTAATCCGTCTGGTTATTCAATTTTTTATTGTTGGTTGTCTGTCGCCCATCGCTCTGGTGAGCATGGCGGACGAACCGGCAAAACCGCTACCGGCAGATGTTCGGGTCATTATTGATATCTCCGGCAGTATGAAAAAAACCGATCCGGAAAATTTGCGCAAACCTGCTGTGGATTTGATTGCACGCTTGATGCCTGACAACAGCAAATCGGGATTATGGACATTCGGTCAGTCGGTCAATATGTTGGTTCCGCATCAGGTGGTTGACCAATCCTGGCGTAATCTGGGCGCGCAAAAATCAGCAAGTATCAACTCTGTCGCTATGTTTACCAATATTGGTGCTGCTTTGGAAAAGGCGACAGAAGACTATGAAACCCCTTCTGCAGATTATCGCCGCAATATTATTTTGCTGACTGATGGTGTAGTGGATATTAGTCAGGAAGCCGTGGTGAATCTCAATGAGCGCAAACGCATCCTCACTGAGCTGTTGCCGCGCTTGAAAAACGCTGATTACCGCATCCACACCATTGCGTTATCCAGTGATGCCGATCAGGAATTGATGAAAAAATTGTCGATTGCCACAGACGGTATTTTTGAAGTGGCCGATACTGCCGATGAGCTGATGAGTACTTTCCTGCGCATTTTTGATCAAGCAGTGCCCGCTGAGCGTGTGCCTCTTGATGAAAATGGTTTTCTGGTGGATGCCAGTATCAAAGAATTTACGGCATTGATTTTTCGACGCGCAGAAGTGCCAGCGACGGTCATTGTTGCGCCAGATGGCAAGGAGTACAGCACTACCGACCCTAAAAATAACGTCAATTGGTATCGCACCGACAAGTACGACTTGATTACAGTGCAGCAACCATTGACTGGCCAGTGGAAAGTCAAAACCGAGATGGCTCCCGGAAGCCGTATTACCGTGGTCAGTAACCTGCAATTGGTTATGCAGCCGCCCAAAAGCAATATCCGCTCAGGGCAAACATTGGGATTGGTTTACTCATTTCAGGAAAATGGCAGCACCATCACCAATAAAGATTTTCTTGGATTGTTAACAGCAAAAGCTTTGGTGAGTAGTCGTGGTTCGGTTGAGACCCGCGAGGTGGATTTAACCCTTCCTGCCCCCGACGATGGCGTTTTCAAGCACGAACTGGCTGGCTTTGAGGAGCAGGGCGAGTACGATGTTTCGGTTCTCATCGACGGCAAAACTTTCAAGCGCGAATACATCCACCATCTCAATATCACAGATTCAGCATTTGTTCTGGAAAAAAACCAGGAAGAAAAAGACGGTAAAAAAACCTGGGTTTACCGTTTGGGGGCAGATCTGGAAATTGTGGATGTAGCAAATACCAAAGTAACGGCGATCATCACCGATTCCAAAGGCAATAATCTGGAGCGGCAGCTTAATACTATTGGTAACTCTCGTTGGGAGTTTTCATTTGCCCCACTGCAACCCGCACGCTACGACATCACACTCAAGGTAGAAGGGCTGCAAATAGATGGCAGCCCTCTCACTGAAACCATTAAAGCTGACCAGTTTTATTATCCTGACGAAGCAACTGCTATGGGTATCCAAGCGCAAAGTTCGGCTGCTGCATCGTCCGCAGCCAGTGAGCCAGCTATTGAGGAAGAAGCTGCGCCAGAAGAAGATACATCAAGCAATCTTTGGATATACGCGGCACTCGGAGTTGGTAATTTATTGGTGTTGGTACTGGGATATTTCGCTTACCGCTTGATTGCGGGTAAAGGCAGTAAAGATGAGCTGGCAGAAATTGAACAAACCCTTGCTGCCAACCCAGCTAGCAAGGCTGCTGCTGGCGCTGCGGCTACGGCAATGCCGATAGATGTTGCCGATGACAGCCAGATGATTCCGATGGAATCATCGGAAATGAGTATGCCCGACGATCTTATGGCTGATAACCTGTTCCCGTTGGATAATATGGAAGAACCCAAAGACAAAACCTGA
- a CDS encoding Dps family protein: MNIDIGISQAHREEIAQGLSRLLADTYTLYLKTHNFHWNVTGPMFQTLHLMFETQYNELALAVDLIAERIRSLGFPAPGTYKQYAALSSIKEEEGIPAAKDMIRLLVEGQEAVVRTARSLYPSVEAASDEATADLLTQRIQLHEKTAWMLRSLLE, encoded by the coding sequence ATGAATATTGATATTGGAATTTCCCAAGCGCACCGCGAAGAAATAGCCCAAGGCTTATCCCGTCTGCTGGCGGATACTTACACTCTCTATCTGAAAACCCATAACTTTCACTGGAATGTCACCGGGCCTATGTTCCAGACCTTGCACTTAATGTTCGAAACCCAATACAACGAACTGGCACTGGCGGTGGATTTAATTGCCGAGCGTATCCGTTCTCTGGGATTTCCTGCGCCAGGTACCTACAAGCAATACGCCGCCTTGAGCAGTATTAAAGAGGAAGAGGGCATTCCTGCTGCAAAAGATATGATCCGTTTGTTAGTGGAAGGGCAGGAAGCGGTAGTGCGCACCGCGCGTTCGCTCTACCCATCAGTTGAAGCCGCCAGTGATGAAGCGACAGCAGACCTGCTGACCCAACGTATTCAATTGCACGAGAAAACTGCCTGGATGTTACGCAGCCTGCTGGAATAA